From a region of the Candidatus Brocadiaceae bacterium genome:
- the fabG gene encoding 3-oxoacyl-[acyl-carrier-protein] reductase codes for MGGDTVRPLEGQTAVVTGASRGIGRAICLRLADGGANIAGIDVAMDSLEETGRLIREKGVQFKALQADVSKLDQFQDAVNAAAEAFGSVDILVNNAGITRDNLLVRMPPEEWDSVIAINLTGVFNGIKAAARIMSKQRSGRIINIASTVGISGNAGQANYSASKAGVIGLTKTAARELARRNVTVNAVAPGFIVTPMTDKMTEEAQQASLQRVPLGRFGQPEDVAGVVFFLAGPDAGYLTGEVIPVDGGLVM; via the coding sequence ATGGGAGGAGACACCGTGAGACCGCTCGAAGGGCAGACCGCCGTCGTCACCGGCGCGTCGCGCGGCATCGGCCGCGCCATCTGTCTCAGACTGGCCGACGGCGGAGCGAACATCGCCGGCATCGACGTCGCCATGGACTCCCTGGAGGAGACCGGCCGGCTGATCCGTGAGAAGGGCGTGCAGTTCAAAGCCCTCCAGGCCGACGTCTCGAAGCTCGACCAGTTCCAGGACGCCGTCAACGCCGCCGCCGAGGCGTTCGGCTCCGTCGACATCCTCGTGAACAACGCGGGAATCACGCGCGACAACCTGCTCGTGCGCATGCCGCCCGAGGAGTGGGACAGCGTGATCGCCATCAACCTGACCGGCGTCTTCAACGGCATCAAGGCCGCCGCGCGCATCATGTCGAAACAACGCAGCGGCCGGATCATCAACATCGCCAGCACCGTGGGCATCAGCGGCAACGCCGGCCAGGCGAACTACTCGGCCAGCAAGGCCGGCGTCATCGGCCTGACGAAGACCGCCGCGCGGGAACTCGCCCGCCGCAACGTCACCGTCAACGCCGTCGCCCCCGGGTTCATCGTCACGCCCATGACCGACAAGATGACCGAAGAGGCCCAGCAGGCGTCCCTGCAGAGGGTCCCGCTCGGTCGCTTCGGGCAGCCCGAGGACGTCGCCGGCGTCGTGTTCTTCCTGGCGGGGCCGGACGCCGGCTACCTGACGGGCGAGGTCATCCCCGTCGACGGCGGGCTGGTCATGTAG
- the acpP gene encoding acyl carrier protein: MPRTVDARAPCSGLPRPPGLGGTTSESGGRAVSESVKEKVVSLVAERMGVEPDQITSETHFVNDLQSDSLDMAELVIDLEEAFDLSISDEDAQAIETVGQAIAYIEKSQSSQ, from the coding sequence ATGCCACGCACGGTGGATGCCCGCGCCCCGTGTTCTGGTCTGCCCCGGCCTCCGGGGCTCGGCGGGACAACATCAGAATCAGGAGGACGTGCAGTGTCCGAAAGCGTTAAGGAGAAGGTCGTCAGCCTCGTCGCTGAGAGGATGGGTGTCGAACCGGACCAGATTACGTCGGAGACGCATTTCGTCAACGACCTTCAGTCCGACTCCCTCGACATGGCCGAGCTGGTGATCGACCTCGAGGAAGCCTTCGACCTCAGTATCAGCGACGAAGATGCCCAGGCCATCGAGACCGTCGGCCAGGCCATCGCGTACATCGAGAAGAGCCAGTCCAGCCAATGA
- the fabF gene encoding beta-ketoacyl-ACP synthase II, with translation MNLRRVVVTGLGVISPVGSSREAAWPAIREGRSGVGRITSFDTSAFDVHIAAEVRDFDPLAHFTKRELGRLDRFVQFAVATAQTAVAESGLDLDRVDHERVGVMLGTGIGGLHEIEEQHGRLLKSGPGRTSPLMIPKLMTNAAPGQVAMRMGLYGPSMSVSSACASASHAIGEAMSCVRHGRADVVISGGAEAAVTPMGLSGFQQSKALSTRNDDPQAASRPFDVNRDGFVMAEGAACLVLESLEHARARGAHILAELSGYGASTDAYHVTLPDPEGRGAVRAMRNALADAGLHPEDVDYINAHGTSTPAGDDVEAKAICALFGSHAYKLAVSSSKSVVGHLLGASGALESAICIWAMQDGVCPPTINLDDPDPECCGLNFVPKTPQERPLSVVLNNSFGFGGHNASLLFRKFDG, from the coding sequence ATGAACCTCCGACGCGTCGTCGTCACCGGTCTGGGCGTGATCTCGCCCGTGGGCAGCAGCAGAGAAGCGGCATGGCCCGCCATCCGCGAAGGTCGCAGCGGGGTCGGCCGGATCACCTCGTTCGACACCTCGGCGTTCGACGTCCACATCGCCGCCGAGGTAAGGGATTTCGATCCGCTGGCCCACTTCACCAAGCGCGAACTGGGCCGCCTTGACCGCTTCGTCCAGTTTGCCGTTGCCACCGCCCAGACCGCCGTCGCCGAGTCCGGGCTCGATCTCGACCGGGTCGATCACGAACGGGTCGGCGTCATGCTCGGAACGGGCATCGGAGGGCTCCACGAGATCGAGGAGCAGCACGGCCGCCTCCTCAAGAGCGGACCGGGCCGCACCAGCCCCCTGATGATCCCCAAACTGATGACCAACGCCGCCCCCGGCCAGGTGGCCATGCGCATGGGGCTCTACGGACCCAGCATGTCCGTCTCCAGCGCCTGTGCCTCCGCCTCCCACGCCATCGGCGAGGCCATGTCCTGCGTGCGCCACGGCCGGGCCGACGTCGTCATCAGCGGGGGGGCCGAGGCGGCCGTCACCCCGATGGGCCTCAGCGGCTTCCAGCAGTCCAAGGCACTCTCCACCCGCAACGACGACCCCCAGGCCGCCAGCCGCCCCTTCGACGTCAACCGGGACGGCTTCGTCATGGCCGAAGGCGCCGCCTGCCTCGTGCTCGAAAGCCTCGAACACGCCCGCGCACGCGGCGCCCATATCCTCGCCGAACTCTCCGGCTACGGTGCCAGCACCGACGCCTACCACGTCACCCTGCCCGATCCCGAGGGCCGCGGCGCCGTGCGCGCCATGCGCAACGCCCTCGCCGACGCCGGCCTCCACCCCGAGGACGTCGATTACATCAACGCCCACGGCACCAGCACCCCCGCCGGAGACGACGTCGAGGCCAAGGCCATCTGTGCCCTGTTCGGAAGCCATGCCTACAAGCTGGCCGTCAGCTCGTCCAAGAGCGTGGTCGGACACCTGCTCGGCGCCTCCGGCGCCCTCGAGAGCGCCATCTGCATCTGGGCGATGCAGGACGGCGTCTGTCCGCCCACCATCAACCTGGACGATCCCGATCCGGAATGCTGTGGGCTCAACTTCGTCCCCAAGACGCCCCAGGAACGGCCCCTCAGCGTCGTGCTGAACAACTCCTTCGGCTTCGGAGGACACAACGCCTCGCTGCTGTTCCGCAAGTTCGACGGCTGA